The genomic window ATAACTAATTTATTAGGTCAAAAATCATCTAGAAAATACTCAAAATAATAAGTTAAGATAAAATCCAAATTGGAAAGCAAATGACTTAAAATCCATGGGAATATTTTATCTTTTAACCAATAATATCGCCATCTCTCCAATAGAAGAGTCCCTGGCCACCACAGGGGGATTTACAGGGTTGGTAAGCACCTTAATTATCCTCTTATTAGTGGCGACTGCGGTAGCCTTAATTACCCGTTGGCTAAAAATTCCTTATGTGATTGGTCTTGTCTTAGCAGGTTTAGTGATTACCAAACAAGCATTACCCGGATCTGTGGGTTTAAATCCTGATGTTATTTTGAATTTATTTCTACCTATTTTAATTTTTGAGGCAGCGATTAATACCGATATTAGTCGTTTACGCAGTACCATCAAACCCATTCTTTTATTAGCAGGGCCAGGAGTTATTCTATCTGCAGCCATCACTGCTACTTTACTGAAATTTGGGCTTGATCTCGTTTGGATTACGGCTTGTGCCGTTGGTGTCATTTTAACCATTACGGACACAGTTTCAGTGATCGCTGCCTTTAGAACAGTAACCGTTCCTGGACGACTGGCTACTATTGTAGAAGGAGAAAGTCTCTTTAATGATGGGATCGCCTTAGTATTACTAACCCTAATCACTACTATCCATACCGAGGGGTCATTTTCCGTTGCGGAGGGATTAGAACAAGTTTTTATTGCTTTTGTTGGGGGTACCATTCTTGGAGTGGGACTTGGCTATCTGTGTGTGGGACTATTTCAACAGTTAGATGATGCCTTAAGTGACATTTTATTGACCGTTGCGGTTTCGTTGGGAACCTTTCAAATTGGTCAATTTTTGGGGGTTTCTAGTGCGATCGCAGTAATGGTAGCTGGATTAGTGATAGGGAATTTAGGATTTCGTCAAACTTCGGCCACTGCCAAAGTAACACTGCTAAATTTTTGGGAATATGCGGGATTTGGGGTAAATACCTTTATTTTTTTGCTGGTGGGGATTGAAACTGATCCCATTGTTCTTTTAACAACCATTCCCGATACCCTTTTGACTATTGTGGTTTATCAGATCGGACGAGTTTGTGCTATTTATCCCTTACTCTTTTTCTTGGGTTTCGTTGATCGTCGTTTACCGTTGCGTTGGCAGCACGTTTTAATTTTAGGTAATGTTAAAGGGTCCCTTTCTATGGCTCTTGCCCTAAGCTTACCTTATACTTTACCAGGACGAACGGAAGTCATTACTTTGGTCTTTAGTACGGTTTTTGTTTCTTTGGTGGGGCAAGGACTCAGTTTACCCTGGTTTGTGAAACGTTTACAGTTGTCTCGACTGTCTCCAACGAAACAAGAGATGGAAACCTTACAATTAAATCTAATCGCATCTAAAGCAGCCCAACAAGAGTTAGGAAGTCTTTTGAAGTCGGGTAGTTTACCAAAATCCCTCTATGAAGAACTATTTGCCACCTACCAAGCTAAAGTAGCGGTGTCAGAACAAAAATTACGCAATCTCTATCATTCTCCTCTCATTGATGAGTCAGATAATATAGGGGAAAATGGGTATTTAGATGGCCTCCGTCGTCGCCTTTATTTAGCAGAAAAAGGCGCAGTTAATGATGCTGTTCGGAAAGGACTACTTTCAGATGAATTGGCTCAATGTTATATTAAGTCACTCAACGAAAAACTATTATCCCTCAAGGATGATTAAATGGCGTGATCTGAGTTCGGATTAAGAAAAAGAGATGATAATAAGTGAGGAGACTAACCCCTCAATTATTAGAAAAACCCTTGAATCAGAGGTAAAAATGGCTGTTGCGATCGCTAAATCCATAACTGTCGAAGAATACTTAGCACGGGAAGAAGCTGCCCAAGAGAAAAGCGAATTTATTAATGGGGAAATGATTAAAATGGCGGGAGCTTCTGCAAATCACAATCTTTTAACGGGTAAACTTCATGCTCGGTTGTTATTAGCATTAGAAGACGTGGATTATACGGTGTTTATGAGTGATATGAAACTTTGGCCGCCCCATTTTCAGAACTACTTTTATCCTGATGTCATGGTAATTAAGGGTGAACCTTGCTTTACCGATGCCAAACAAACCGCAGTCACTAATCCTTGTTTAATCGCAGAAATATTATCGGTTTCAACGGAAGGATTTGATAAGAATCAGAAATTTACTTTTTATCGCACGATTCCTGAGTTGCAAGAATATCTGTTAATTGATCAGTGTGCTTATCGGGTGGAATTATATCGTAAAGTCGGCGATCGTCAATGGTTATTAACGGAATTTATTGGTCAAGAAGAAGTTTTTACTTTACAATCGGTAGCAGTAGAAATTACACTTGCAGATTTATATAAACGAGTCAACTTTATCGGAAAGGAGCAATAATTATGCCATTAAATCCTAAAATTATCGCCAAAATTTGTGGGATTTAGCATACTAACGACGCAAAACCCATAATCTTAGGAGTTTAACCCATGAAACGAATGTTAAAAACACAAACTTACCAGACAGATTACTATCAATGGACGATAGAGCAAGTCCAAGCTTTAAGAGAGCGAAATTTAGACAATTTAGACTGGGAAAATATTATTGAGGAAATTGAATCTTTGGGACGTAGTGACTACAATGCTGTGTCTAGTCTTCTGATGAGAGAGATCGAACATCGCCTCAAAATTGACTATCCTCCTTTAGAGGAATGCTATAAAAAATCGCAAGTCGAAATACAAGCTTTCAAAATCGGGATCAAACGAAAGATTTCACCCAGTATGAAACCCAAACTCCAACAAGACTTAGATGAAATTTATCAAGATGCTGTTAGTTTAGTTACCTTGGAATACGGTATTAAATTACCTGATCAATGCCCCTACATTTTAGACGAATTGTTGTAGAAGCTAAACCCATTCAAGAACATAACCCCATAAAATCAATGAGTTGCTTAACGAGATCGGGTTTGGTGACGGCTAACATGGTCGAGCCAGTCTCTAGAATAGTGCTACCATTAGGGATGGTTAAATCTTCATGGGGATGGGCTTGATACCCAATAATTAAAGTTCCTACTGGAAACTGAGGATCTTTAGCAAGTTCAGCAATGGTACGTCCTGCAAGATAACACCCGTGGGGAACAGACAGTTTTAAAACTTCAATCTGTCCCTGTTCAAAGTGCATCATGGCTTCTACCTGAGGATATTCAATGGCGTTAATCACACGATTAATGGCTAGTTCTGTTGTACTGATTATATGAGTTGCACCGGCTAATTGATAGGGTTCAAGAAAATCGCGATCGCGCATCCGTACAATTATCTGCTGTACCCCATAATGTTTGGCTAAAGTTACCATGGCTAAGTTGAGAGCATCTTCTCGAAGGGCTGCAATCATTGCATCAGCTTTCCGAATGCCGGCTTCTAGTAATATATTAGTATTAACTGCACTGCCTTCAAAAGCCATGACACCGATTTTCTCGCGAGCATACTGACAAGCAAGAGTGTCTGTGTCTACAACAGCGATGGTATGGCCCATGTTCAACAAAGTTTTTGCTGAATCTAAGCCCATCATTCCTGCACCACCAATGAGAATATACATGGTTATTGCTAATTTTTTCTATAGAGTAGAGTTTCCATCAGAGATTACACTTAATCATAAAGATTACCTTTACAGTCATAATATTATCAAAATATCGAAGATCAATGATTCAAACTGCTAAACTTTCGGTTACAGAGTATGAAACAATTGTCGAAACGGGAATTTTTAGTGATCGCCGTATTGAATTAATTGAAGGAAACTTAATCGAAGTGAGCCCAGAAACCCCGTACCATGCTAACTGTAATAACAAACTCTATAAATATTTTCTGACCTTATTTAATAGTTTAGCAGATGTGCGATCGGCTCATCCCATTAGTCTTATTAACTCGGAACCACAACCGGATTTAGTATTAGCAAAACTTCCTGATAGCTTATATGACAACAAACATCCCGAACCAGAAGATATCTATTTATTAATTGAAATTTCCTATTCAACCTTAAGCTATGATTTAAACGAAAAAAAAAGAGTTTATGCTAAGTCAAATATTCAAGAATATTGGATAATTGATCTTGAAAATTATCGCTTAATTATCTTTAAGTCTCCTCATGGAGACGACTATCAAAATCAACTTGAATTAAAAACAGGTTTTGTTTTCTGTTTAGCTTTTCCTGATGTTACTATAGAAGTGAATAAACTAATTAATTAAACTTCGAGATTTTGAGAGTTTCTTCTTATTCACATGAACACTATAACCCTGAATGTTAAACCCGTTCAACTGACGGATGAAGAGTTTTATCAACTTTGCCAAGTGAATGAAGCATGGCGATTTGATAACTATTAACTTAAAAATTAAGGCGATCGCTTTTTACCAAAGAAGCGATCGCCTCTATCCAATATCCAAAATCAAAGGGTTAAAAATTAGCTTCTTATAGCATCAATAAGTTCGTCAGCAGTGGGGTTAAAGTTAGGCTTAGGAATGTTAATATTTTCAGCCCAAAGATAATAAACTTTTTCTAAAGCTTCTTCATGAACACTCCAGGATCTTGTTTGTTTTTTAGTGTTAACCTGAACTAATAACCATTTTTGTTCTGGAGACTCTCGAGGTTCAATGGCAAAAATAAAACAAAGTTCTTGATTATACGCTTCATAATAAGATAACTTATACAGTGATCCTTGCCATCCACGTTCTCCCATTGTTGCTAATTGAATGGCTTGTTCTTCTAGTTCATTTTTAGGGATAAAAATATAAGTTTGTGGGGTAGTTTGATCAGAATAAACTGGAGGACACCAACCAAATTTATCTAGCATAAAATCTAACAGTTGATCAAATGCTTCTATATCATTTGTCATCAAAGCAACATCCCCATCTTGATCAGGTTGTGTTCTTACCCATTTGATTTGTTCTTTAAACTTATGGTTTGCAGCAACGGCAAAAGCATTATCAGTCACTAATTCATAATCAACCCCAATATAGCCTTTTTCTACAAGTTCTTCAATGGTTTTATCCGAAGGAAAAGGATGATTAATTGAGTAATCATAATCAGCAAATGACACTGTTTGAGCAGTTTGATTAGTAGTATTGCCGCTCTGATTCATTAATTCTTTAGCACGAGGAATGATCTCTTTTTTCTTACTGGAAATACCTTTTATGGTATTAATAGGAAATACTGTTTCTTCTCCATTGTCTAAAATTAAAGAAAAACGCAGATTCTCTTCATCATTAAAATATAATTTGATCAGAGTTTTGTTTTCATCTCCATCAATATTGATACCACAATACTCTACAGTATCCTTCATTTGTAAACGATTACTATCTAAATCATTACGTTTAAATAATCGTTTCAGGGCATTAAATCCATTAATTTCCATCTGAGTTGTGATAATTTCTTCAAAATGAGAAGGAACTGACTGCATTTCAGAAGGAGCTTGCTCAAACTCTTCTATTTGGATATTTGTAGGTTTCTTAGAGTTAGTATTTGAGTTTTTAGATTGACTTAATTCTTGTTTTAAGCTTTCAATTTCATTCTGTAAAGCTTTTAGTTTTTCTTGGTTTTCTTCCTCTGCTAATGCAATTCCGTGAGCTACATAATCAAGACTATAAATATGTAAAAGCGTTTCTCTCATTTCTTCGGCTGACTCAAAACGATTTTGTGGTAAAACCGCTACTGCTTTTTTTAGCCACTTAAATAAAGGAGGTGCAATTATTTCTTCAACTTCTGTTAAGTCTAATTCGTAATTTTCCGTGATGTCAAATTGATGAGGCGGAACTCCTGTTATTAATACTAAAAGTGTCATTCCTACTGCATATAAATCACTTTGAAAGAATGTTTTACCCATTTGCTGTTCAATGGGACAATATCCAGGAGTACCAATAACTGTTCCTGTTTTTCCTAAACCAGAAACTTCTACATCTTTGATGATTCCGAAGTCAATTAAAACTGGTTTACCATCTCCTTGACGTAAAATAATGTTATCAGGTTTAATATCTCGATGAATAATGTTTTGTTGATGAACTGTTTCTAAAACCTCTAGTAAAGATAACATTAGTTCAATAGCTTTTTTATCAGCCATAACATATCCTTCTTTCAATAATGCCAAGAGTTGATCTTTTAAACTATTACCCTGAATAAATTCTTGAATTAAATAAAAATTTCCTTCAAAATCAAAAAAATCAATTAAAGAAGGGATTTGCCCGTGAGAAACTCCTAATTTTTGTAGAACTTGTGCTTCTTTTTTAAATCTCTCTAATAAGTCTAAATTATGGTCATGATCATCTCCTAATTTTTGCAATTTAGCGACATAAATAACTGGAACGGCTGTCATTAAACTTTTAACTAGAAAGGTTGCACCGAAACCCCCTTCTCCTAAAACTTTCGTCACTTCATATTTATTAGCTAAACAATAACCGGGTTGAATATCTTTGACCTTTTTTCTACCGTGATTATTTTGGTTATCTTCTGAAAATAAATCAAAAATTTTATTTAACATGGTTGGGTTCCTCATTATGACGGTTAACTGGACATTTTCCTAATGATCAGTATTCCCAAAACTCAGCTAACCATAACAACTTAATGAACAAAAATAATAGCGATCGCTAATTTTTCCTCAATTTCTGGGAATACTAAATAAAACAAACAATAAAGTCATAGGAAATCATAATGTTAGCCAGGGTTTGGTGCGCTTCATTAGTGGGTATTGATGCGGTAAAAGTTGGGGTAGAAGTAGATGTTGCCGGGGGACTTCCTGCTATCACAATTGTGGGACTACCAGACACTGCTGTACAAGAATCCAGGGAAAGAGTGAAAGCAGCTATTAAGAATTCAGGGTTTGCCTTTCCCGTGCGAAAAATAATTATTAACTTAGCCCCGGCTGACTTACGCAAAGATGGCCCTTCTTTTGACTTACCCATCAGTGTGGGTATATTAACGGCCTCAGAGCAAGTTGATGCCCATTTATTGGGGGATTATTTGTTTTTAGGAGAACTCTCCCTTGATGGCAGTTTGCGCCCCGTGGCCGGCGTTTTACCCATCGCTGCTAAAGCGCAACAGTTAAGGATCAAAGGGTTAGTGGTGCCGGCGGATAACGCCCAAGAAGCAGCCGTCGTCAAAGGTTTAGCGGTTTATGGGTTCAAACACCTCTCAGATGTAGCTGACTTCCTCTGTCAACCCGAAAACTATCAACCTGTCACCTATCAACCCCCGAAAAAGGATGATTTAAGCCCTATTTTTCCCCTGGATCTCAAAGACGTTAAAGGCCAAACCCACGCCCGTCGCGCCTTAGAAATAGCGGCATCGGGGGGACATAATTTAATTTTAGTTGGGCCACCCGGAAGCGGAAAAACCATGTTAGCTAAGCGTTTACCTGGTATTTTACCGCCGTTATCCTTTTCTGAGGCGTTAGAAGTCTCTCAGATCCACTCTGTAGCTGGTTTACTGAAAAATAGAGGCTCTTTGATCCAGGATCGCCCCTTTCGTAGTCCCCATCATTCTGCGTCGGGTCCGAGTTTAGTGGGGGGTGGAAGTTACCCGAAACCGGGAGAAATTTCCTTATCTCATCACGGTATCTTATTTTTAGACGAATTAACGGAGTTTAAGCGTAATGTGCTGGAGTTTCTTCGTCAACCCTTAGAAGATGGTTATGTTTCAATATCCCGAACTCGTCAGTCGGTGACATTCCCTGCACAGTTTACCCTGGTCGCAAGCACAAACCCTTGTCCCTGTGGGTATTTCGGCGATCCCATCCAACGCTGTACTTGTTCCCCCCGTCAACGGGAACAATATTGGGCGAAGTTATCGGGTCCGTTGATGGATAGAATTGATTTACAAGTGGCTGTAAACCGCCTAAAACCCGAAGAAATGACGCAACAAGTGACAGGGGAGGGATCGGATAGTATTAGAGAGAGGGTGAAATTAGCCCGCGATCGCGCTCACCATCGCTTTAAGGAAGATGCTTCAGTATCTTGTAACGCACAGATGCAGACATCCCATTTACGGCGTTTTTGTGCGTTGGATGATGGTAGTCGTAACTTATTAGAAGGGGCGATCCGTAAGTTAGGGTTATCTGCAAGGGCGATGGATCGAGTGTTAAAAGTATCTCGTACTATTGCGGATCTTGCTGATGATGACACAGTTAAAAGTTATCATGTTGCTGAGGCAATACAATATCGAACCATTGATAGAATGCAGTAGGATTTTTTTGTTATTTTTCTGTAATTTCTGGGAATCCTAATACAAGTTAGGTCAAATGAATAGTAACAAAATGAAAGCTTCTGAAACCAGTATTCGTAATCTTTTAGAAGGTACAAAACAGTTCCAAGTTCCTCTTTTTCAAAGACCCTATTCTTGGAAAAAAAGCCACTGGGATACTCTTTGGGATGATTTAATGAGTATATATAATGAAGAAGTTGAAGGCAGTTACTTTTTAGGTCCAATAGTTACACAGTCAATATCTGCAACGGCTGACGGAATTTCACCATTTCTTATCATTGATGGTCAACAGCGTTTGACTACTTTAAGTATTTTATTAGCAAGTTTACGAGATAAATTAAAAAATGCAAATAAGAAGAGAGTTTCAGATGAGTTACACGAATTTTATTTAATTAATAAGTTTAAAGACAATGAAGATTATTTTAAAGTCTTACCAACTCAAGCTGATCGGGACTCTTATAAAGCACTTATTGATAGAGAAAATAGCTTAAGTCATCTCAACTTGAATGGTCAAATAACTAAAGCTCATGAATATTTTATTAAAAAATTAAATAACCAAGGAATTGATTTTTGCGACAAAATCAAAAATATTATTCTTGAAAAATTAATTGTTGTTAATATTACATCGGGCGAGGATGATAATCCTTATTTAATTTTTGAGAGTTTGAATAATAAAGGACAAGAATTGACTCAAGCTGATTTAGTTCGTAATTATATATTTATGAAGCTACCTCTTGAAAGTAGAGAAAAAGAATATAATTGTTTATGGTTACCTCTTGAAAATAAATTTAAAGAACAAGTGGGTGAAAAATATTCTGGAGAATTGACCAATTCCTTTTGGTTTTATTTAAGAAAAGAGGGAAAATCCGTTTCTAAAAATAATATTTATCAATCATTTAAGAAAAAATGTGATAACTCTTCAGATGGGTTACAAGAAGAATTAGAATTATTAGTGAAATTTTCTCAGTATTATGAATGTTTAAACTTTCCTGAAACAGAAGAATCTAATTCTATGCTAAAAAACTATTTTAATAACTTAAAGAAATTAGATTTCACCACATCACACATTTTTCTATTAAATATATATAATGATTATCAAAATAGTCAAATTTCAAAAGATGACTTTGAGAAAATATTAATTTATCTCGAATCCTATTTTGTTCGTCGTTTATTTTCAGGAGTATCTACAAGGGTATTAGGTGGAATTCTCAATAATTTATATAAGGATATACAAAAAGAAAATACTGGTGATATTGTCCAAAGATTATATGAAATCCTAAATCGATTTGAAAACCAAAAAAGATGGCCAACGGATGAAGAGTTTAAACAGGGAATTATAAATCATAATATTTATAGTCAAAAAACAGCAGGACGAACTCAATTTATTCTAGAAAGATTAGAAAAAAGTCAAGGTAAAGAAACTGTTGATTTTTCAAACTTGACTGTTGAACATATTATGCCTCAAACGCTTAGTAATCAATGGAAAAAAACATTAGGTGAGAAAAATGCAAAGAATTATAAGACGTGGCTTCATACATTGGGAAATTTAACACTAACTGCTTATAACCCAGAATTATCTAATAAACCCTATTTTGATAAACAAAAATATTTAATAGACAGTAACTTATATCTTAATCGGTATTTTCGTGATATTAATGACTGGAATTTTGATGAGATTAAAGAAAGGGGAAACCGCTTAGCTGATATCGCTATCAAAGTCTGGCCTAGATAACAATTATTTTGATAAAGTATCGGGAGTAAAAACGGTTTGTCCTATCAAATAAATAGATTTTCTTACAAAGTAAATTGAAAATCATTAACGATCATTCCTGGGGTCAAAATACCCCCTAAACTTCTTTGTCCATAAGTACCTGTTCTCGGAATAAACTCTCTAAAATTAGTTAAAGTAACTAAATTTTCTCTCCAAAAACGATATAAACTTTCATCAAATCTTAAGTTTTCAATGGGGGCAATAATTTCGCCATTTTCTACCCAGAAACAAGCATAACGAGTCATTCCTGTTATTCTTCCTCCTGTGCGATCGCTCCAGTTTAAATAGTGTAAATTAGAGACATATAACCCTGTATTTAAAGTCGATAAAATCTCCTCTTGAGATAAATTCCCTGGTAATAATTCAGGCGATCGCAAACTCTCATAATTATTAGCACCATTTGCAGTTAAATTATATTCTGATGCAGTGCGAGAACTAATTAAAGTATTAACTAAATTTCCTTCGGTGATAATGGGTAAAATTTCGGGAGCAATTTCTCCTAATTCATTAAACCTAGGGACGCTACCTTTACTAAAGTTTTCTTGCAAGGAAAATTGAGGAGATAATGTTTTTCCTTGTTGCAATTTTAATAAAGAACTATCTCCCCGTCTCAAAGAAGATTGACTAATACCACCCCAAGATAACATACTAATCAAATCAGCAACGGCAGCAGGGGCGAAATAAGTACGATATCCTCCAGGTTTAATGGTTTTTGATGGTTTCTCTAAAGCAATAAATTGCGCTTTATCGGTTTTAATTTGCTCTAAATACTTATTATGATCCCAATTTTGTCCTGAAAATATACCTTTAACTGCTTTGTCTTCTGGCGTAATTAAAGAATAATCAACGATGTAATTTTCAGTCGCAAACCAATGAAATTGACCAGCAGAATTACTATTTCCTCGAATCATAGAACCTGCGGTATATAGTCCCGTCATATCTAATTCAGAAACAGGAGAAATAATCTCATTCACTGCTTTTTCTGTCGATAATAAGTTTCCTGGATAAACTTCTTTTGTTGTTCCGTTATTTTCAGGGAGAACAATATGAGGATCTTCTGGTAATTGGGGTAATTCTTGACGTAAATAGTTCAAATTTTCTACTGCAATTTGACTATCACCTGACTCATCTCCTGTAAAAGAAAATGTAGCAAAAGCTATTCTTTGATTAGCCATTAAGGTGAGTTTAATAGTCCCATCTTTAACTATGCCAGTTTGTCTTACTTTTGCACTATTAAACCGAATAAATTGAGTTTGTTCTCCACTTAATTCGATAGTTAAATATTCTTCACTTTGTAATTTATCAATGAGAAGATGACACAGTTGTTGAAAGCTAGATTCTAAATGGTCTAATTTTTGATTATTCATCAGAGAAAAAATAAGCAAATCTAATGGATGAAGACAGTTAATTGCTTGGGGATAATGACCTAAAGTAGCAATACTTTTCTTGAATCATTAAATTGTAACTTATTTTCTTCTCTGTGTGCTAGTCTATCTTACTCTTTTATTAAGTGGATAGGTTTAACTTCCATAAATTTTGCAATTCTGCCAGTAAATACCGTTGTCGTTGTTCAATAATTTCTGGTGTCCATTCTTCTTCTTTCATTGCTTGGATAGTTAAAGCAAAGATAGCGGTAGGATTATTAATGTATTTATCTTTTTTTACTTTATATTCATAATTTTTTGCTTCACTATTTTTTTTATGAGAAAGTAAAACTAAATTACCGAGACGATGAACATATTTGTCTTTTTGTTCTTGAGAAGTAAACCATTCGTTCCACTGACTATCTAATGGAGGATTTTGAGGTAAAATGTGTTCAATGGTAATCACTTTATAACCATCATAGTTAGGAATTCCATCACTCATTAAACTATCAAGACGAAGTAAAACATACAGGTTTACTTTTCTCATTTCGTAAAGATTTCTATCTAATAATTTAATGATTTCTTCTTGTTCTGAAGACGATAGTTGTAAAGGAGAATCTACTGCATATAAATCTGCATCATCTTCTATCGCTTGTAAAATATCTGCATAGTGTTTATTTCTTTGATAAATAGTCGTTCTGAGAATCATTAAGCCGACAGCAAATCGCTCTAAATAGGTTAAAAAAGCTAGTATCTTTTCAGGCTTATTTTTATGTTTTTTAATATACAAAATAGTGGGAGGTATCCACTCAAAATGATCAATACGCTGTAACCATTTCAAGAGTTCATTAATTTCTTTAGCACCGTGATCATGGATAAAATCACATTTTTTTATGTCATCAAAAGCCTCACTAAAAGCTTGTAATACATTATCAATAAAATCACGAGGATTATGCTTAATTAAAACATACTCACGAAATTCCTCAATCACTTTACGACTTAGTCTCTTCTTTGCGTAAATCATGCGTATATGAGAGAATAATTCTTGAAAATTCTCTCGACCTAATTTTACTTCTATGTCTTCCCATTTCTTGGTATATTTTTTTTCTAGAGATTCATTATCTGAAATTTTACCGATCAAATCTGCTTTTAAAATATCAGTAACCGATAAATCTAAGCCTCGATCATTTAAGACTGAGAAAATACGATAAGCTGATTCAAAATCAGGAGTAGAAACAGCTACTAAATAACATCGCTGTAAGAGGAATTTTGTTAAATGTTGTTTTTGAGAGTCTTCGGGTAATTTTTCACTTATTCTTTTAAGTAAAATCCGAGTATTGTTAACAATATTTTTTTGAGGATCAGAAAGATTTTGAACTGTTATAGTTTCGATATCTTTTAATCCTTCTGAAGTTTGAATATATTTTTCAAAAAATTCTTTATCCCGTTCCCTTAAATATAATCGAGGACGGGCAGGAATTCCTGAAAGTCTCCTTTCTGCCTGATAGATAAAATACCCTAATTCATTATCATTTATCAACTTCCTTAAGACAGATAAAAGAATTGTCAAAGTGGTTAATCTTTGTTGTCCATCGACAACCTCTGAGTCTGGTTTTCCTTCAGGTTTTATAAGGACAATATTTCCTAAAAAATAAGGTGCTATATGTTCAATATTTACAGAATTATCACCCATAGCATCAATCAGATCATCTAATAATCTTTCCGTTTCCTCTGTCGTCCAAGCATAAGGACGTTGATAGTTAGGAATATTAAAAGAAAATTGATCACTAAAAATCTCTTTAATGGGATATCCTGCACCGTCAATTTTAATTGCTGTCATGGTGTTTCCTTGAAAAATTTTTCTTCATCTGCTAACTGATAGTATTCCCAATTTCGTGAAACTTATTACCATGATTATTACTCACATCTTGCACCTTGGATTAAATTAGCTAGTTTAGGGAGGGAAGACTGGAACAAAAAAAGGGTTTATTTTGACTGTATCTACTTAATACCAGTTCTCAGAAATAGCTAAAAAGATTGCTTCGGGGTATTTTCAGTAAAAGTCAAAGCTTACTGTTTACATTACCCCTCGCAATGACCATTTAAGTATTTAATAACTTTCGAGAATTTCTCAACTCAAATAGATACAATAAATAAACGAGTGTTCAATATGATAGATAAATTGTGGAGATTACCTTTTTAGGAACCAGTTCCGGAGTGCCAACACGATCGCGTAATGTGTCGAGTGTCGCCTTAAGATTACCTCAACGGGCCGAAGTTTGGTTATTTGACTGTGGAGAAGGAACCCAACACCAACTATTACGCAGTGACGTGAAAATATCCCAAATTACGCGCATTTTTGTCACCCATATGCACGGCGATCACATTTATGGGTTGACGGGGTTATTGGCCAGTTGTGGGTTAGCAGGAAGTGGCCAACCCATTGAAATTTATGGTCCCCCAGAATTAAAAGACTATCTAAAAGCTTGCGCTAAA from Crocosphaera subtropica ATCC 51142 includes these protein-coding regions:
- a CDS encoding cation:proton antiporter produces the protein MGIFYLLTNNIAISPIEESLATTGGFTGLVSTLIILLLVATAVALITRWLKIPYVIGLVLAGLVITKQALPGSVGLNPDVILNLFLPILIFEAAINTDISRLRSTIKPILLLAGPGVILSAAITATLLKFGLDLVWITACAVGVILTITDTVSVIAAFRTVTVPGRLATIVEGESLFNDGIALVLLTLITTIHTEGSFSVAEGLEQVFIAFVGGTILGVGLGYLCVGLFQQLDDALSDILLTVAVSLGTFQIGQFLGVSSAIAVMVAGLVIGNLGFRQTSATAKVTLLNFWEYAGFGVNTFIFLLVGIETDPIVLLTTIPDTLLTIVVYQIGRVCAIYPLLFFLGFVDRRLPLRWQHVLILGNVKGSLSMALALSLPYTLPGRTEVITLVFSTVFVSLVGQGLSLPWFVKRLQLSRLSPTKQEMETLQLNLIASKAAQQELGSLLKSGSLPKSLYEELFATYQAKVAVSEQKLRNLYHSPLIDESDNIGENGYLDGLRRRLYLAEKGAVNDAVRKGLLSDELAQCYIKSLNEKLLSLKDD
- a CDS encoding Uma2 family endonuclease is translated as MIISEETNPSIIRKTLESEVKMAVAIAKSITVEEYLAREEAAQEKSEFINGEMIKMAGASANHNLLTGKLHARLLLALEDVDYTVFMSDMKLWPPHFQNYFYPDVMVIKGEPCFTDAKQTAVTNPCLIAEILSVSTEGFDKNQKFTFYRTIPELQEYLLIDQCAYRVELYRKVGDRQWLLTEFIGQEEVFTLQSVAVEITLADLYKRVNFIGKEQ
- a CDS encoding DUF29 domain-containing protein, with protein sequence MKRMLKTQTYQTDYYQWTIEQVQALRERNLDNLDWENIIEEIESLGRSDYNAVSSLLMREIEHRLKIDYPPLEECYKKSQVEIQAFKIGIKRKISPSMKPKLQQDLDEIYQDAVSLVTLEYGIKLPDQCPYILDELL
- a CDS encoding potassium channel family protein, with translation MYILIGGAGMMGLDSAKTLLNMGHTIAVVDTDTLACQYAREKIGVMAFEGSAVNTNILLEAGIRKADAMIAALREDALNLAMVTLAKHYGVQQIIVRMRDRDFLEPYQLAGATHIISTTELAINRVINAIEYPQVEAMMHFEQGQIEVLKLSVPHGCYLAGRTIAELAKDPQFPVGTLIIGYQAHPHEDLTIPNGSTILETGSTMLAVTKPDLVKQLIDFMGLCS
- a CDS encoding Uma2 family endonuclease, whose protein sequence is MIQTAKLSVTEYETIVETGIFSDRRIELIEGNLIEVSPETPYHANCNNKLYKYFLTLFNSLADVRSAHPISLINSEPQPDLVLAKLPDSLYDNKHPEPEDIYLLIEISYSTLSYDLNEKKRVYAKSNIQEYWIIDLENYRLIIFKSPHGDDYQNQLELKTGFVFCLAFPDVTIEVNKLIN